A single window of Vibrio stylophorae DNA harbors:
- the greA gene encoding transcription elongation factor GreA encodes MEQIPMTLRGEAKLRTELERLMKRRPLISQAIAEARELGDLKENAEYHAAREEQGICEAQIRDIEFKLSNAQVIDVTRMPNEGRVIFGATVTVVDVNTDDEVTYTIVGDDEADLKENLISVNSPIARGLIGKMEGDEVAIATPGGTKEFEIDKVAYI; translated from the coding sequence ATGGAACAAATCCCAATGACACTTCGCGGTGAAGCGAAGCTGCGTACTGAACTTGAGCGTCTGATGAAGCGTCGTCCACTGATTTCTCAAGCGATTGCTGAGGCTCGTGAACTAGGCGATCTAAAGGAAAATGCTGAATACCATGCTGCACGTGAAGAGCAAGGGATTTGTGAAGCGCAAATTCGTGATATCGAGTTCAAGCTATCTAACGCACAAGTGATCGATGTGACCCGTATGCCTAATGAAGGCCGAGTGATCTTCGGTGCCACTGTGACTGTGGTTGATGTCAACACTGATGATGAAGTGACTTATACCATCGTGGGTGATGATGAAGCGGATTTGAAAGAAAACCTCATCTCTGTTAACTCACCAATTGCGCGTGGCTTGATCGGCAAAATGGAAGGTGACGAAGTGGCGATCGCAACCCCTGGCGGTACAAAAGAGTTTGAAATCGATAAAGTTGCCTATATTTAA
- the yhbY gene encoding ribosome assembly RNA-binding protein YhbY, giving the protein MNLSTKQKQYLKGLAHHLKPVVLMGANGLTEAVVAEIEIALAHHELIKVKVASEDRETKALIIEAIVRETGAEKVQTIGKILVLYRPSEDRKIELPRK; this is encoded by the coding sequence ATGAATCTGAGTACAAAGCAGAAGCAATATCTTAAAGGCCTTGCCCACCATTTGAAACCAGTGGTGTTGATGGGCGCCAATGGCCTAACAGAAGCCGTGGTCGCAGAAATCGAAATCGCACTTGCACATCATGAACTGATTAAAGTGAAGGTGGCGAGTGAAGATCGTGAGACCAAAGCACTGATTATTGAAGCGATTGTTCGCGAAACCGGCGCTGAAAAGGTACAGACCATTGGTAAAATCTTGGTGCTATACCGTCCGTCTGAAGATCGAAAAATCGAACTTCCACGTAAATAA
- the rlmE gene encoding 23S rRNA (uridine(2552)-2'-O)-methyltransferase RlmE produces MSKKKHSASSGRWLKEHFDDKYVQEAQKKGFRSRAIFKLEELQQKDKLLKPGMTVVDLGAAPGGWSQYAAEQIGEAGQVIACDILPMDSIPGVAFLQGDFREEAVLNALLERIQPNKVDLVLSDMAPNMSGNLAADQPRAMYLVELALDMCREVLAPNGSFAVKVFQGEGFDQYLAEIRQLFKAVKIRKPDSSRARSREVYIVATGFKL; encoded by the coding sequence ATGAGTAAAAAAAAGCACTCGGCTAGCTCAGGTCGCTGGCTCAAAGAGCACTTTGACGATAAATACGTGCAAGAAGCACAAAAGAAAGGTTTCCGTTCTCGCGCTATTTTTAAGCTCGAAGAACTGCAGCAAAAGGATAAACTGCTAAAACCGGGGATGACTGTGGTCGATCTAGGCGCTGCGCCTGGCGGCTGGAGTCAGTATGCAGCAGAGCAAATCGGTGAAGCAGGGCAAGTGATTGCCTGCGACATTTTGCCGATGGATTCTATTCCTGGGGTTGCTTTTTTGCAGGGTGATTTTCGCGAAGAGGCGGTGCTCAATGCGTTGCTTGAGCGAATTCAACCGAATAAAGTTGATTTAGTGTTGTCAGATATGGCGCCCAACATGAGTGGCAATTTGGCTGCAGATCAACCTAGAGCCATGTATCTAGTTGAACTAGCATTAGATATGTGTCGAGAAGTCTTGGCACCTAACGGCAGTTTTGCGGTGAAGGTATTTCAAGGCGAAGGATTTGACCAATATCTGGCCGAAATTCGCCAATTATTTAAAGCGGTGAAAATTCGTAAACCAGACTCGTCGCGTGCACGCTCACGCGAGGTCTACATTGTGGCTACTGGATTTAAACTGTAG
- the ftsH gene encoding ATP-dependent zinc metalloprotease FtsH produces the protein MAKNLIIWLVIAVVLMSLFQRFGGDSMGDGVSYTQFVQEIRTGQVKKVHFDGREITFFTDQGTKPNVTYMPVYEDPTLLPSLLDRQVQVTGTKPQKPSLLSSIFVSWFPMLLLIGVWIFFMRQMQGGGGKGAMSFGKSKARMMSEDQIKTTFADVAGCDEAKEDVKELVDYLRDPSRFQKLGGKIPTGVLMVGPPGTGKTLLAKAIAGEAKVPFFTISGSDFVEMFVGVGASRVRDMFEQAKKASPCIIFIDEIDAVGRQRGAGLGGGHDEREQTLNQMLVEMDGFEGNEGIIVIAATNRPDVLDPALLRPGRFDRQVVVGLPDVRGREQILKVHMRKVPLGSDVEASIIARGTPGFSGADLANLVNEAALFAARGNKRVVSMVEFELAKDKIMMGAERRSMVMTEEQKEATAYHEAGHAIIGRLVPEHDPIHKVTIIPRGRALGVTMFLPEGDEISINRQKLESKISVAYGGRLAEELIYGYDKVSTGASGDIQYATDIARKMVTQWGFSDKLGPLLYAEDEGEVFLGRSVTKTKHVADETAKLIDDEIHSIIDRNYKRADQLLRDNMDILHAMKDALMKYETIDSGQIDDLMARKTDIRPPAGWDGAAPAAKAEQQEPAQQAEPTEQPTEAEPKADDQDDRQV, from the coding sequence ATGGCGAAAAATCTAATTATATGGCTAGTCATTGCGGTCGTTCTGATGTCGCTATTCCAGCGTTTTGGCGGCGACAGCATGGGCGACGGCGTGAGTTACACCCAGTTCGTACAGGAAATTCGAACAGGCCAAGTGAAAAAGGTGCATTTTGATGGTCGTGAGATCACGTTCTTTACCGACCAAGGAACCAAACCAAACGTCACTTACATGCCTGTTTATGAAGATCCGACGCTTCTTCCATCTCTACTTGACCGTCAGGTGCAAGTAACGGGTACCAAACCACAAAAACCAAGCTTGCTCAGCAGCATTTTTGTTTCTTGGTTCCCAATGCTTTTGCTTATTGGTGTGTGGATTTTCTTTATGCGCCAGATGCAAGGCGGTGGCGGTAAAGGCGCCATGTCCTTTGGTAAGAGCAAAGCCCGCATGATGAGTGAAGATCAGATCAAAACCACTTTTGCTGATGTTGCTGGTTGTGACGAAGCAAAAGAGGATGTGAAAGAGCTGGTAGACTATCTGCGCGACCCAAGCCGCTTCCAAAAATTGGGCGGTAAGATTCCAACGGGCGTATTGATGGTTGGTCCTCCAGGTACAGGTAAAACTTTGCTAGCTAAAGCGATTGCTGGTGAAGCGAAGGTGCCGTTCTTTACTATTTCAGGTTCAGATTTCGTCGAAATGTTCGTTGGTGTCGGTGCATCACGTGTACGCGATATGTTTGAACAAGCGAAAAAGGCATCACCTTGTATCATCTTTATTGATGAGATTGATGCGGTCGGTCGTCAGCGTGGCGCAGGTCTTGGCGGTGGTCATGATGAGCGTGAACAAACATTGAACCAAATGCTGGTTGAAATGGACGGCTTTGAAGGCAACGAAGGCATCATCGTCATTGCGGCAACCAACCGTCCTGACGTATTGGATCCAGCCTTGCTTCGTCCGGGTCGTTTTGACCGTCAAGTGGTCGTTGGTCTACCTGATGTACGTGGCCGTGAGCAGATTCTAAAAGTGCATATGCGCAAAGTACCGCTGGGTAGCGATGTAGAAGCATCGATTATCGCTCGTGGTACGCCTGGTTTCTCGGGTGCGGATCTGGCAAACCTTGTGAATGAAGCGGCGCTATTTGCTGCTCGTGGTAACAAGCGTGTTGTATCTATGGTTGAGTTTGAGCTTGCAAAAGACAAAATCATGATGGGTGCAGAACGCCGCTCAATGGTCATGACCGAAGAGCAAAAAGAAGCAACGGCATACCACGAAGCGGGTCACGCCATTATTGGTCGTCTAGTGCCAGAACATGATCCGATCCATAAAGTCACCATTATTCCACGTGGTCGCGCTTTGGGTGTCACTATGTTCTTGCCAGAAGGTGATGAGATCAGTATCAACCGTCAAAAACTAGAGAGTAAAATTTCTGTGGCGTACGGTGGTCGTTTGGCTGAAGAGCTGATCTATGGCTATGACAAAGTGTCGACTGGTGCCTCTGGCGACATTCAATATGCGACTGATATCGCACGTAAGATGGTTACCCAGTGGGGCTTCTCTGACAAACTCGGTCCATTGCTGTACGCTGAGGACGAGGGCGAGGTATTCCTCGGGCGTTCAGTGACCAAAACTAAGCATGTGGCGGATGAAACAGCGAAGCTGATTGATGATGAAATCCATAGCATTATTGATCGCAACTATAAGCGCGCTGATCAGCTCCTACGTGACAATATGGACATTCTTCATGCAATGAAAGATGCATTGATGAAGTATGAAACCATTGACTCAGGTCAGATTGATGACTTGATGGCACGTAAAACTGATATTCGACCACCGGCAGGTTGGGATGGCGCGGCGCCAGCTGCAAAAGCAGAGCAACAAGAGCCTGCACAGCAAGCTGAGCCAACCGAGCAACCAACTGAAGCTGAGCCAAAGGCTGACGATCAAGACGATCGCCAAGTCTAA
- the folP gene encoding dihydropteroate synthase: MHLISHQKTLDLSYPRVMGILNVTPDSFSDGGKYTELDAALKHVESMVKAGAAIIDIGGESTRPGADTVTEEQELERVVPVVEALRERFDCWLSVDTSRASVITESTKAGADMINDIRALQEPGAAVAVALADVPVCIMHMQGEPSSMQLDPFYDNLIDDIDAFFLYRIGMCEQAGIARHQIVLDPGFGFGKTQAHNYRLLANLRHFQQFGLPILAGMSRKTMIHKLLNVTPQESLHGSLACVAIAAMQGANILRVHDAAETAQVLEICRATLEQKQR, from the coding sequence ATGCATTTGATTAGCCACCAAAAGACATTGGATCTTTCTTACCCACGAGTGATGGGGATTCTCAATGTCACCCCTGACTCGTTTTCTGACGGTGGGAAATACACTGAGCTGGATGCTGCTTTGAAACATGTTGAATCCATGGTTAAAGCGGGTGCAGCCATTATTGATATTGGTGGTGAATCAACACGTCCTGGCGCTGATACGGTGACAGAAGAACAAGAGCTTGAGCGTGTTGTGCCTGTGGTTGAAGCGCTGCGTGAGCGTTTTGATTGCTGGCTGTCTGTTGATACCAGCCGGGCTAGCGTGATCACTGAAAGCACGAAAGCAGGTGCTGATATGATTAACGATATTCGCGCGTTGCAAGAGCCCGGAGCAGCTGTCGCAGTTGCCCTTGCGGATGTGCCTGTTTGTATTATGCACATGCAAGGCGAGCCAAGTAGCATGCAGCTCGACCCGTTTTACGACAATTTAATTGATGATATTGATGCGTTTTTCCTCTATCGCATCGGTATGTGCGAGCAAGCGGGGATTGCTCGACACCAGATCGTGTTAGACCCAGGCTTTGGCTTTGGTAAAACACAAGCGCATAATTACAGATTGCTTGCTAACCTACGCCATTTTCAGCAGTTCGGATTACCGATTCTTGCCGGAATGTCGCGTAAAACAATGATCCACAAATTGCTCAATGTGACGCCGCAAGAAAGCCTTCATGGCAGTTTAGCCTGCGTAGCCATTGCTGCGATGCAAGGCGCCAACATTCTGCGCGTGCATGATGCGGCTGAAACCGCACAGGTTTTAGAGATTTGCCGTGCCACGCTGGAGCAAAAACAAAGATAA
- the glmM gene encoding phosphoglucosamine mutase: MTKRQYFGTDGVRGKVGEFPITPDFVLKLGWAAGRVLAKQGTKKVLIGKDTRISGYMLESALEAGLSAAGLEASFTGPMPTPAIAYLTQTFRAEAGIVISASHNPYYDNGIKFFSSEGTKLPDDVEAAIEAEMAKPITCVESALLGKASRIPDAAGRYIEFCKSTFDSNLSLSGYKMVVDCAHGATYHIAPKVFTELGAEVICMGCEPNGTNINAEVGATDVRALQAKVVETDAHFGIAFDGDGDRVIMVDSLGNKVDGDQVAYIIAREAQRNGSLKGGVVGTLMTNLGMENALKELGIPFERANVGDRYVMERLLEKEWRIGAENSGHVILLDKVTTGDAIVAGLQVMAAMVATGQSLKTLSEGMTLYPQVLLNVRFQGACDPLATEAVKQAVNDAETQLGERGRVLLRKSGTEPLIRVMVEGQDAQEVQQLAEHIADAVRQAI; this comes from the coding sequence ATGACGAAACGTCAGTATTTCGGCACCGATGGTGTTCGCGGGAAAGTGGGTGAGTTTCCTATCACCCCTGATTTTGTTCTCAAATTAGGTTGGGCTGCTGGCCGCGTTCTAGCAAAACAGGGCACCAAGAAGGTTCTGATTGGCAAAGATACGCGCATCTCTGGCTATATGCTGGAGTCTGCGCTTGAAGCAGGTCTTTCCGCGGCAGGACTAGAAGCCTCCTTTACAGGGCCAATGCCAACACCTGCGATTGCTTATTTAACGCAAACATTTCGCGCAGAAGCTGGCATTGTGATCTCTGCGTCGCACAACCCTTATTATGACAATGGCATCAAGTTCTTCTCTTCTGAAGGTACGAAATTACCTGATGATGTTGAAGCTGCGATTGAAGCAGAAATGGCAAAGCCAATTACCTGTGTTGAGTCCGCATTGCTGGGTAAAGCCTCTCGGATTCCTGATGCGGCTGGTCGTTACATTGAATTTTGCAAAAGCACCTTTGATTCCAACCTGAGCCTTTCTGGTTACAAGATGGTGGTGGATTGTGCGCATGGTGCTACCTATCACATCGCACCAAAAGTGTTTACTGAGCTTGGTGCAGAAGTGATTTGTATGGGGTGCGAGCCAAATGGCACCAACATCAACGCCGAAGTGGGCGCTACCGATGTCCGCGCGTTGCAGGCGAAAGTTGTTGAAACCGATGCACACTTTGGTATTGCCTTTGATGGTGATGGCGATCGCGTGATCATGGTGGACTCGCTAGGCAATAAGGTAGATGGTGACCAAGTTGCTTATATCATTGCCCGTGAAGCGCAGCGTAATGGTAGCCTGAAAGGTGGCGTCGTGGGCACACTGATGACCAATTTGGGTATGGAAAATGCGCTAAAAGAGCTGGGTATTCCATTTGAGCGTGCCAATGTGGGTGACCGTTATGTGATGGAGCGTCTGCTTGAAAAAGAGTGGCGTATCGGTGCGGAAAACTCAGGCCATGTGATTTTACTTGATAAAGTAACCACAGGTGATGCGATTGTTGCTGGTCTTCAGGTGATGGCGGCGATGGTGGCGACAGGGCAAAGTTTGAAAACCTTGAGCGAGGGGATGACACTTTATCCTCAGGTTTTGCTGAATGTGCGTTTCCAAGGTGCTTGCGATCCACTGGCCACTGAGGCGGTGAAGCAAGCGGTGAATGACGCAGAAACTCAACTGGGTGAGCGAGGCCGTGTATTGCTGCGTAAATCTGGCACTGAGCCATTGATTCGCGTGATGGTGGAAGGTCAAGATGCACAAGAGGTGCAACAATTGGCTGAACATATTGCCGATGCTGTGCGCCAAGCAATCTAA
- the secG gene encoding preprotein translocase subunit SecG, protein MYEILLVVYLLAALALIGLVMIQQGKGADMGASFGAGASNTVFGASGSGNFLTRMTAIMAIIFFVVCLVIGNLSAGHGDDRSSIEQQLENNQPVAEQTAPAAPVNTDQVPQ, encoded by the coding sequence ATGTACGAGATTCTACTTGTGGTTTACCTGTTGGCCGCGCTGGCTTTAATTGGCCTGGTAATGATTCAACAGGGTAAAGGCGCAGATATGGGCGCATCATTCGGCGCTGGCGCTTCAAACACAGTTTTTGGTGCGAGCGGTTCAGGTAACTTCCTGACTCGAATGACAGCGATTATGGCTATCATCTTTTTCGTGGTATGCCTCGTGATTGGTAACTTGAGTGCCGGTCATGGTGATGATCGCAGCAGTATTGAACAACAACTGGAAAATAACCAGCCTGTTGCGGAGCAAACAGCTCCAGCGGCTCCTGTGAATACTGATCAGGTTCCGCAATAA
- the rimP gene encoding ribosome maturation factor RimP — MTGLEKQLMELLEAPVQALGYELIGLEFVRAGEHSTLRLFIDHENGITVEDCAEVSRQVSAVMDVEDPITVAYNLEVSSPGVDRPLFTAAHYERFIGEEVKFVLNMAMNNRRKWKGIISAVDGEMITVTVEGNQETFALSNISKANLVAKF, encoded by the coding sequence TTGACCGGCTTAGAAAAACAGCTAATGGAACTGCTCGAAGCACCAGTGCAAGCACTGGGTTATGAGCTTATTGGCTTAGAGTTCGTTCGTGCGGGTGAGCACTCGACACTGCGTCTTTTTATTGATCACGAAAATGGCATCACTGTAGAAGATTGCGCTGAAGTCAGTCGTCAAGTCAGTGCGGTGATGGACGTTGAAGATCCAATTACTGTGGCCTACAACCTTGAAGTTTCTTCTCCAGGTGTAGACCGCCCACTATTCACTGCCGCGCATTATGAGCGTTTTATCGGTGAAGAAGTGAAATTTGTGCTTAATATGGCGATGAATAATCGCCGTAAATGGAAAGGGATCATTAGCGCTGTTGATGGCGAAATGATCACAGTTACAGTTGAGGGTAACCAAGAGACCTTTGCTCTATCAAATATCAGCAAAGCAAACTTGGTCGCTAAGTTTTAA